One Aegilops tauschii subsp. strangulata cultivar AL8/78 chromosome 7, Aet v6.0, whole genome shotgun sequence genomic window carries:
- the LOC141027951 gene encoding probable indole-3-pyruvate monooxygenase YUCCA11, whose translation MENVVVLIVGAGPAGLATAACLSQFSIPYVIVERESCSASLWRNRAYNRLKLHLAKELCKSYSGMNVLVVGSGNSGMEIAYDLAAHGANTSIVIRSLIHVMTKELIRLGMTLARHLPLKLVDNLLVMAAKLIFGDLSRYGIRRPKMGPMILKSETGRSAVIDVGTVGLIKKGIIKVHGSISKIVGDIVEFQCSKNISFDAIVFATGYKSTANIWLKNGENMFNGNGLPVKEYPNHWKGENGLYCAGLARRGLAGIVADAKNIANDIKSVIGAMYG comes from the exons ATGGAGAATGTTGTAGTGTTGATTGTTGGCGCTGGGCCAGCAGGCCTTGCAACAGCAGCATGCCTTAGCCAATTCTCAATTCCCTATGTCATTGTCGAGCGTGAAAGTTGCAGCGCGTCGCTTTGGCGCAACCGCGCCTACAATCGCCTCAAGCTGCATCTTGCAAAGGAGCTCT GCAAGAGCTACTCTGGCATGAATGTATTGGTCGTTGGATCTGGCAACTCTGGAATGGAAATTGCTTATGACCTTGCGGCCCATGGTGCCAATACTTCAATCGTTATACGAAGCCTG ATTCATGTAATGACAAAGGAATTAATTCGGTTGGGGATGACACTTGCTCGCCATCTTCCACTAAAGCTAGTGGATAACCTCCTTGTGATGGCGGCGAAATTAATATTTGGAGACCTATCGAGGTATGGCATCAGAAGGCCAAAAATGGGTCCAATGATCCTCAAGTCAGAAACCGGCCGATCCGCTGTTATTGATGTTGGCACTGTTGGATTAATCAAAAAAGGTATCATTAAA GTACATGGGAGCATTAGTAAGATCGTGGGCGATATAGTTGAATTTCAGTGTAGTAAAAATATATCATTTGACGCGATTGTGTTTGCAACTGGATACAAAAGCACAGCAAATATATGGCTCAAG AATGGTGAGAACATGTTTAATGGCAATGGACTGCCCGTCAAAGAATATCCGAATCATTGGAAAGGTGAAAATGGGCTCTACTGTGCTGGGTTAGCAAGGAGAGGATTGGCTGGTATTGTAGCAGATGCCAAGAATATCGCCAATGACATCAAATCAGTGATAGGCGCTATGTATGGCTAA